The Longimicrobiaceae bacterium region GTGTACGCCGCGAAGCCGCGGGCGCCGTACGGGCTCACCAGGTCGGTGTGGCGCATCAGCGGCACCTCCCGCTCGGTGCCGCCCAGCGTCACGTAGGTGGCGAACTCGTCCAGGAACGGCCGGTCGCCGGGGTAGAAGTCCTCCCTCGCCCGGTTCTCCATGAACGTGGCGAAGCCCTCGTCCATCCAGGCGTACGCCGCCTCGTTCTGCCCCACCATCATGGGGAACCACTGGTGCGCCACCTCGTGGGCGATGACGGCGTACAGGTCCTTGGGGTCGGTCGGGCGGGCGATGAAGACCAGCCCCGGGTACTCCATCCCGTAGATGGGCCCCTCCGACACCGTGAGCTGCGGGTAGGCGTACGGCATCACCTGCCGGCTGAAGAACTCCAGGGCGTGCTCGGCGTAGCGGTCGGCATCCTCCCACCCGGGGGCGCCGGGGCGGTACAGCGAGTGGACCAGCACCGGACGCGCCGGGGCGCCCCCCTCCCCCGCCACCGAGGCCCGCACCGCCTCCCAGACGTAGCGGTCGGAGGCGGCGAAGGCGAAGTCGCGCACGCTGTCCGCGTGGAAGCGCCAGGTGACCTTCCCGTTGGCGCCGCCCTGGGTGACGCGCCCGGCGGCCAGGTCGGCGGGGCCCACCACCTGGACGGCGCTGTCGGCGCCGGAGGCCAGGGCCGCCAGCCGGGCCTGCGCCTCCGGGGTGAGCACCTGCTCCGGGTTGCGGAGCGTTCCCGAGGCACCCACCAGCCACCCCGCCGGGAGGGTGAGCGAGACGTCGAAATCGCCGTACTCCAGGTAGAACTCGCCGTCGCCCAGGTACGGCGTGGCGTCCCAGCCGTGCACGTCGTCGAAGACCGCCACCTGCGGGTACCACTGCGCCACCTGCAGCACCCGCCCGCCCAGCGCGTCCTCGTACGCCGTGCGGAAGGCGCCGGCCGGCGGCACGCGGTGGCGCCACTCCACCTCCAGCACGGCGCTGTCCCCCGGCGCCACGGCGCGCGGGAGCACCAGCCGGGCGAGCGTCCCCTGCACCGCGTACCCCACCGGGGCGCCTTCGCGGGGCGTCACCACCGGGATCTGGGCGACGGGGCGCTCCGTGAGCGGCTGCCCCTGCGCGGCGACGCGCTCCAGCGTGAACCCGCCGGTGATGGGGGCGTAGCGGTTCCGGGGGACGCCCTCGCTGAAGAGGTTCTGGTAGAGGTTGAGGACCACCGTGGTGAGCGGCACCGGGGAAAGGTTCCGGTAGACGATCCGCTCGCGGCCGCGGAGGAGGGCGGTGGCCGGGTCCAGCTCCGCGTCGATGCGGTAGCTCACCCGCTGCTGCCAGTACCGGTCCCCCGGCGCGCCGGTGGGGGAGCGGGTCCCCCGCGCCAGGGCGGCGGCATACGACGCCGGGACCGGGACGGGGCGGAGAAGCTCCCGGGTGGCGGTGTCCGCACCGGCTCCCGGGCCGGTGGCCGGACGCCCGAACGGGGTGCAGGCGGCGAGCGCGAGGAGCGC contains the following coding sequences:
- a CDS encoding M1 family metallopeptidase — encoded protein: MIQAVFRSTPVLAALLALAACTPFGRPATGPGAGADTATRELLRPVPVPASYAAALARGTRSPTGAPGDRYWQQRVSYRIDAELDPATALLRGRERIVYRNLSPVPLTTVVLNLYQNLFSEGVPRNRYAPITGGFTLERVAAQGQPLTERPVAQIPVVTPREGAPVGYAVQGTLARLVLPRAVAPGDSAVLEVEWRHRVPPAGAFRTAYEDALGGRVLQVAQWYPQVAVFDDVHGWDATPYLGDGEFYLEYGDFDVSLTLPAGWLVGASGTLRNPEQVLTPEAQARLAALASGADSAVQVVGPADLAAGRVTQGGANGKVTWRFHADSVRDFAFAASDRYVWEAVRASVAGEGGAPARPVLVHSLYRPGAPGWEDADRYAEHALEFFSRQVMPYAYPQLTVSEGPIYGMEYPGLVFIARPTDPKDLYAVIAHEVAHQWFPMMVGQNEAAYAWMDEGFATFMENRAREDFYPGDRPFLDEFATYVTLGGTEREVPLMRHTDLVSPYGARGFAAYTKPALLLRSLEGVVGDTVFARALRTYAREWRFKHPYPWDFFDTVERVSGRDLDWFWYPWWWETGTLDYAIEAVDTSQPGTVRVTVRDLGEIPAPIPVVVTADNGATTRADLPVELWTEDRLRTATLSLPVYGRAVRVQIDPEFIFPDVNPLDNLWTADAQQAGGRQAAGER